A genome region from Macrotis lagotis isolate mMagLag1 chromosome 4, bilby.v1.9.chrom.fasta, whole genome shotgun sequence includes the following:
- the LBX1 gene encoding transcription factor LBX1, whose protein sequence is MTSKEEGKASSGEERRRSPLDHLPPPANSNKPLTPFSIEDILNKPSVRRSYSLCGAAHLLSAADKHSPGSLPLAGRALLSQTSPLCALEELASKTFKGLEVSVLQAAEGRDGMTIFGQRQTPKKRRKSRTAFTNHQIYELEKRFLYQKYLSPADRDQIAQQLGLTNAQVITWFQNRRAKLKRDLEEMKADVESAKKLGPSSQVDIVALAELEQNSEPGGGRPKSRPNSPVLPAGPPQAPGAGHLQLSPASPLTDQPASSQDCSEDEEDVEIDVDD, encoded by the exons ATGACTTCCAAAGAAGAAGGGAAAGCGTCGTCCGGGGAGGAGCGGCGCCGTAGTCCCCTGGACCACCTGCCACCTCCAGCCAACTCCAACAAGCCACTCACTCCTTTCAGCATCGAGGACATTCTCAACAAGCCGTCGGTGCGGAGAAGTTACTCGCTGTGTGGAGCGGCGCACCTGCTCTCCGCAGCCGACAAACACTCTCCCGGCAGCCTACCCCTGGCCGGCCGGGCGCTACTCTCGCAGACTTCTCCTCTCTGTGCGTTGGAGGAACTAGCCAGCAAGACCTTTAAAGGCCTGGAGGTCAGCGTCCTGCAAGCAGCCGAAG GCCGCGACGGGATGACCATCTTCGGGCAGCGGCAGACACCTAAGAAGCGGCGGAAGTCGCGCACTGCGTTCACCAACCACCAGATCTACGAACTGGAAAAGCGCTTCCTTTACCAGAAGTATCTGTCCCCGGCCGACCGCGACCAGATTGCTCAGCAGCTGGGCCTCACCAACGCGCAGGTCATCACCTGGTTCCAGAACCGCCGCGCCAAGCTCAAGCGGGACCTGGAGGAGATGAAGGCCGACGTAGAGTCCGCCAAGAAACTAGGGCCCAGCTCGCAGGTGGACATCGTGGCTCTGGCCGAGCTAGAGCAGAACTCGGAGCCTGGCGGGGGGCGGCCCAAATCACGGCCCAATTCACCTGTCCTGCCGGCCGGCCCCCCTCAGGCCCCTGGGGCGGGCCACCTCCAGCTTTCCCCCGCCTCTCCCCTCACGGACCAGCCGGCCAGTAGCCAGGACTGCTCGGAGGACGAAGAAGACGTAGAGATCGACGTGGACGACTGA